The following proteins come from a genomic window of Corallococcus sp. NCRR:
- a CDS encoding tetratricopeptide repeat protein: MAREKDNIALSDEHNTRGIELADRGWLDEAIKEFKKAIDLDPTSAHAHDNLATVYAEKKQFREALGEYLTALKLEPESATAHYNLACFLSTHASEMAVEEYKEAIELDPEYPDAHLNLGLTYADQGRVEEAMRELQSAIELDPQDAFPRHELAALMMDEGDYRSSITQLKEVVRLEPDNFEAQLDLGICYAQKGFYAEAERAYERARALNAEDLLLNYNLAALYALWGRPKDAVQYLQKALAADRQKVLGWLSADPMFDVLKGDPDFEALF; this comes from the coding sequence ATGGCCCGGGAAAAGGACAACATCGCTCTGTCCGATGAGCACAACACCCGCGGCATCGAGCTGGCGGACCGGGGCTGGCTGGACGAGGCCATCAAGGAGTTCAAGAAGGCCATCGACCTGGACCCCACGTCGGCGCACGCGCACGACAACCTGGCCACGGTCTACGCGGAGAAGAAGCAGTTCCGCGAGGCGCTGGGCGAGTACCTCACCGCGCTCAAGCTGGAGCCGGAGAGCGCCACCGCGCACTACAACCTGGCCTGCTTCCTCTCCACCCACGCCAGCGAGATGGCCGTGGAGGAGTACAAGGAAGCCATCGAGCTGGACCCGGAGTACCCGGACGCCCACCTGAACCTGGGGCTCACCTACGCGGACCAGGGCCGGGTGGAAGAGGCGATGCGGGAGCTCCAGTCCGCCATCGAACTGGACCCGCAGGACGCCTTCCCCCGGCACGAGCTGGCGGCGCTGATGATGGATGAAGGGGACTACCGCTCCTCCATCACCCAGCTGAAGGAAGTGGTGCGGCTGGAGCCGGACAACTTCGAGGCGCAGCTGGACCTGGGCATCTGCTACGCCCAGAAGGGCTTCTACGCGGAAGCGGAGCGCGCCTACGAGCGCGCCCGGGCGCTCAACGCGGAAGACCTCCTGCTCAACTACAACCTGGCGGCGCTGTACGCGCTGTGGGGCCGTCCGAAGGACGCCGTCCAGTACCTGCAGAAGGCGCTGGCGGCGGACCGGCAGAAGGTCCTGGGGTGGCTGTCCGCGGACCCCATGTTCGACGTGCTCAAGGGCGATCCGGACTTCGAAGCCCTCTTCTGA
- a CDS encoding hemolysin family protein yields the protein MEWVFLGLALLLVVANGFFVATEFAIVKIRATRLQSLVDEGTPGAATALKMVSELDAYLSATQFGITLASLGLGWLGEPAFEHLLHPVVDKVLPEALAAKYGSTAAGIIGFSIITFLHIVMGELAPKSVAIQRAEQTTLAVALPMRAFYFLFYPAIRLLNWLAGLVLKAFGLHSASESHEATNEDELRVILHSSAQAGAITTARAELLERALEMAQKTARQVMVPRNQMRYLDVEEALDRNVIDARASGHTWLPVCRGNLDEVEGVVNVKDLFFLLSRGELRSLSQVQRPVLFIPENATLEQLLTEFRRRRRQIAMVVDEHGGTSGLVTIADVVAEVVGDVAELGRRVEEVRALPGGRFELPGTAQLDDLEAQLDVTFDLSDDEKGEVTTIAGYLMTKLGRVPEKGDSLKLDMWRILVEEVDGPRVVRVTVEPQSRPTALPKDGSRATEPPASSGETG from the coding sequence ATGGAATGGGTTTTCCTGGGGCTGGCGCTGCTGCTGGTCGTCGCGAACGGCTTCTTCGTGGCGACGGAGTTCGCCATCGTGAAGATCCGCGCCACGCGCCTTCAGTCCCTGGTGGACGAGGGCACGCCCGGCGCGGCCACGGCCCTGAAGATGGTGAGCGAGCTGGACGCGTACCTGTCCGCCACGCAGTTCGGCATCACGCTCGCGTCGCTGGGCCTGGGCTGGCTGGGTGAGCCCGCGTTCGAACACCTCCTGCACCCGGTGGTGGACAAGGTGCTGCCGGAGGCGCTGGCGGCGAAGTACGGCTCCACGGCGGCGGGCATCATCGGCTTCAGCATCATCACGTTCCTGCACATCGTGATGGGGGAGCTGGCGCCCAAGAGCGTCGCCATCCAGCGCGCGGAGCAGACGACGCTCGCGGTGGCGCTGCCCATGCGCGCGTTCTACTTCCTCTTCTACCCGGCCATCCGGCTGCTCAACTGGCTGGCGGGGCTGGTGCTCAAGGCCTTCGGCCTGCACTCCGCCAGCGAGTCGCACGAGGCCACCAACGAGGACGAGCTGCGCGTCATCCTGCACAGCTCCGCGCAGGCCGGCGCCATCACCACGGCGCGGGCGGAGCTGTTGGAGCGCGCGCTGGAGATGGCGCAGAAGACGGCGCGCCAGGTGATGGTCCCGCGCAACCAGATGCGCTACCTGGACGTGGAGGAGGCGCTGGACAGGAACGTCATCGACGCGCGCGCGTCCGGGCACACGTGGCTGCCGGTGTGCCGGGGCAACCTCGACGAGGTCGAGGGCGTGGTGAACGTGAAGGACCTGTTCTTCCTCCTGTCGCGCGGCGAATTGCGCAGCCTGTCGCAGGTGCAGCGCCCGGTGCTCTTCATCCCGGAGAACGCGACGCTGGAGCAGCTCCTGACGGAGTTCCGCCGCCGGCGCCGGCAGATCGCCATGGTGGTGGACGAGCACGGCGGCACGTCCGGGCTGGTCACCATCGCGGACGTGGTGGCGGAGGTGGTGGGCGATGTGGCGGAGCTGGGCCGGCGCGTGGAGGAGGTGCGGGCGCTGCCCGGAGGCCGCTTCGAGCTGCCCGGCACCGCGCAGCTGGACGACCTGGAGGCCCAGCTGGACGTCACCTTCGATTTGAGCGACGACGAGAAGGGCGAGGTGACCACCATCGCCGGCTACCTGATGACGAAGCTGGGCCGGGTGCCGGAGAAGGGCGACAGCCTCAAGCTCGACATGTGGCGCATCCTCGTGGAGGAGGTGGACGGCCCCCGCGTGGTGCGCGTCACGGTGGAGCCGCAGTCGCGCCCCACGGCGCTGCCCAAGGACGGCAGCCGCGCCACGGAGCCGCCCGCGTCCTCTGGCGAGACGGGGTGA
- a CDS encoding TapB family protein, with protein sequence MVVAAAPAPCPNPWFPMEEGLSLTYRAGRSSELVLATKDVAPNADGTVKATLAVSLKGRSGQTDLTCDANGVRTGLGGLEGTLLSASGMDVQVVNAEGAAVPAPSVMVLGGTWKNSLSVKLQPPARKGGLRPTIATTFDKEATVVGEEEITVAAGTFKALKIKNITTARASRPGAEGRSMESFMWFAPDVGILKLTTDGETNLELLKVDRPNGKVKPAAIQGGAKKKAVKPTKS encoded by the coding sequence ATGGTGGTGGCGGCGGCGCCGGCCCCCTGTCCGAACCCCTGGTTCCCCATGGAGGAAGGCCTGTCGCTGACCTACCGGGCGGGCCGCTCGTCGGAGCTGGTGCTGGCGACGAAGGACGTCGCGCCCAACGCGGACGGGACGGTGAAGGCCACGCTGGCGGTGAGCCTCAAGGGGCGCAGCGGCCAGACGGACCTCACCTGTGACGCCAACGGCGTGCGCACGGGCCTGGGCGGCCTGGAGGGCACGCTCTTGTCCGCGTCCGGCATGGACGTGCAGGTGGTCAACGCGGAGGGCGCGGCCGTGCCGGCGCCGTCCGTGATGGTCCTCGGGGGCACCTGGAAGAACAGCCTGTCCGTGAAGCTCCAGCCGCCGGCCAGGAAGGGCGGCCTGCGCCCCACCATCGCCACGACCTTCGACAAGGAGGCCACGGTGGTGGGCGAGGAGGAGATCACCGTCGCGGCGGGCACCTTCAAGGCGCTGAAGATCAAGAACATCACCACGGCCCGCGCCAGCCGCCCCGGCGCGGAGGGCCGCTCCATGGAGAGCTTCATGTGGTTCGCCCCGGACGTGGGCATCCTGAAGCTGACCACGGACGGGGAGACGAACCTGGAGCTGCTCAAGGTGGACCGGCCCAACGGCAAGGTGAAGCCGGCGGCCATCCAGGGCGGCGCGAAGAAGAAGGCTGTGAAGCCCACCAAGAGCTAG
- the smc gene encoding chromosome segregation protein SMC, translating into MRIKRLDITGFKSFMERSVFSFDEGVTGVVGPNGCGKSNVVDAIRWVMGEQSAKNLRGRGMEDVIFNGSENKPPLSMAEVSLTFLVDDTDTLAPQYQGFSEITVTRRLFRNGDSEYLINKTVCRLLDITELFLGTGVGTKAYSIIEQGRVGLIVSSKPEDRRHLLEEAAGVTKYKARRKAAERKMEATEANLLRVNDITNELEKRLDTLSRQAKKAEKYRKLKARMREIDLHSTSHRSLELMAEKRVLQSRLENLGGEEREGLDKVKELEEAITRRRAELDAEGAALQQYAGEVHALESALQREAQELSYGRRDFEETGTRVESAQAELDALLARQAEVVRTMTAREAELSGIAGSYKEDEVAMAVALEEQRRVSVLQTEISLRLEQERAGLVAVATRLANHESNLVNLARQRADLEARRAKLGGELEALRAQEQELDAVRTQAARHVEDTRHLASELAERRGQEEEALTRTREAFTENEVQVIALREELSDKRSRLSSLEDIQKNYDGFDRGVRAVMVRAAEAAREQGIFGLVADVLTVTNARYERAVEAALGERLQHVIVDSREKGVELVEYLKGHAEGRGTFLPVPSGEQARAYVEPDLSLPGVLAHALKEVSCEPALEPVLKLLLGDVVIVQDLAAAREYAESTPVPVTLVTLDGEVFRADGSITGGEREGAAVGALQKKREIAELAAEVARVEERYNEILTRHYTLQKQMGQAEAVLKGLGKEQHAEEVNLASQEKDLHKASEDLARVRERLRSLEGEEGQLAQSHTALANEEESSRGEVAHGQADREAREERVRQYAGELEGLRQRADTASSDLMGLRVKVAAGSERGESARKELESLVAQRRDMEARVSRLQATVTEGRAKVEALQGRLAELESTKDQRAEEHRVAAEALEARRTAHTTATTEVREQDTAFRELRGRLDELMQGLSQITLREKEIGLELEHLAAGIRERYQLELSAELHNYHLLAPLSPEVESELKDLRAQVEKMGEINLTAIDEHAELSKRFEFLSSQRQDLQASISQLKEAIVRIDATSRERFKQTFDVVNDKFQAIFPRLFGGGRASLILTQEGPNGEPGVEIVAQPPGKKLQSVNLLSGGEKALTAVALIFGIFLIKPTPFCLLDEVDAPLDEGNVGRYNDMVKEMSRQSQFILITHNKRTMEIADTLYGVTMEEPGISKLVSVKMREASAHNDDKVPAAS; encoded by the coding sequence ATGCGAATCAAGCGCCTGGACATCACCGGCTTCAAGTCGTTCATGGAGCGGAGCGTCTTCTCCTTCGACGAAGGCGTCACGGGCGTCGTCGGCCCCAACGGGTGTGGCAAATCCAACGTCGTGGACGCCATCCGCTGGGTGATGGGCGAGCAGAGCGCGAAGAACCTGCGCGGCCGCGGCATGGAAGACGTCATCTTCAACGGCTCGGAGAACAAGCCGCCCCTGTCCATGGCGGAGGTGTCGCTCACCTTCCTCGTGGACGACACGGACACGCTGGCGCCCCAGTACCAGGGCTTCAGTGAGATCACCGTGACGCGCCGCCTGTTCCGCAACGGCGACTCCGAGTACCTCATCAACAAGACCGTCTGCCGCCTGCTGGACATCACCGAGCTGTTCCTCGGCACGGGCGTGGGCACCAAGGCCTACTCCATCATCGAGCAGGGCCGCGTGGGCCTCATCGTCTCCAGCAAGCCGGAGGACCGCCGGCACCTCCTGGAGGAGGCCGCGGGCGTCACCAAGTACAAGGCCCGCCGCAAGGCCGCCGAGCGCAAGATGGAGGCCACCGAGGCCAACCTCCTGCGTGTCAACGACATCACCAACGAGCTGGAGAAGCGGCTCGACACGCTGTCGCGCCAGGCGAAGAAGGCGGAGAAGTACCGCAAGCTCAAGGCGCGCATGCGGGAGATTGATCTGCACTCCACCAGCCACCGCTCGCTGGAGCTGATGGCGGAGAAGCGCGTGCTCCAGTCGCGCCTGGAGAACCTGGGCGGCGAGGAGCGCGAGGGCCTGGACAAGGTGAAGGAGCTGGAGGAGGCCATCACCCGGCGCCGCGCGGAGTTGGACGCGGAAGGGGCGGCCCTCCAGCAGTACGCCGGCGAGGTGCACGCGCTGGAGAGCGCCCTGCAGCGCGAGGCGCAGGAGCTGTCCTACGGCCGCCGCGACTTCGAGGAGACCGGCACGCGCGTGGAGTCCGCGCAGGCGGAGCTGGACGCGCTGCTCGCGCGGCAGGCGGAGGTCGTGCGGACCATGACGGCCCGCGAGGCGGAGCTGTCGGGCATCGCCGGCTCGTACAAGGAAGACGAAGTGGCCATGGCGGTGGCCCTGGAGGAGCAGCGCCGCGTCTCCGTGCTGCAGACGGAAATCTCCCTGCGCCTGGAGCAGGAGCGGGCGGGGCTGGTCGCCGTGGCCACGCGCCTGGCGAACCACGAGAGCAACCTGGTCAACCTCGCGCGCCAGCGCGCGGACCTGGAGGCCCGCCGCGCGAAGCTGGGCGGTGAGCTGGAGGCCCTGCGCGCCCAGGAGCAGGAGCTGGACGCCGTGCGCACCCAGGCGGCCCGGCACGTGGAGGACACGCGCCACCTGGCCTCCGAGCTGGCCGAGCGCCGCGGCCAGGAGGAGGAGGCCCTCACCCGCACGCGCGAGGCCTTCACGGAGAACGAGGTCCAGGTCATCGCGCTGCGCGAGGAGCTGAGCGACAAGCGCAGCCGCCTGTCCTCCCTGGAGGACATCCAGAAGAACTACGACGGCTTCGACCGGGGCGTGCGCGCCGTCATGGTGCGCGCGGCGGAGGCGGCCCGCGAGCAGGGCATCTTCGGCCTGGTGGCGGACGTCCTCACGGTCACCAACGCCCGCTACGAGCGCGCGGTGGAGGCCGCCCTGGGCGAGCGGCTCCAGCACGTCATCGTGGACAGCCGCGAGAAGGGCGTGGAGCTGGTGGAGTACCTGAAGGGCCACGCCGAAGGGCGCGGCACCTTCCTGCCGGTGCCCTCCGGCGAGCAGGCCCGCGCCTACGTGGAGCCGGACCTCTCTCTTCCGGGTGTGCTGGCGCACGCGCTCAAGGAAGTGTCCTGCGAGCCCGCGCTGGAGCCGGTGCTCAAGCTGCTCCTGGGCGACGTGGTCATCGTCCAGGACCTGGCCGCCGCGCGCGAGTACGCGGAGAGCACCCCCGTGCCCGTCACGCTCGTCACGCTGGACGGCGAGGTGTTCCGCGCGGACGGCTCCATCACCGGCGGCGAGCGAGAGGGCGCGGCCGTGGGCGCGCTCCAGAAGAAGCGCGAGATCGCGGAGCTGGCGGCCGAGGTGGCCCGCGTGGAGGAGCGCTACAACGAAATCCTGACCCGCCACTACACGCTCCAGAAGCAGATGGGACAGGCGGAGGCCGTCCTCAAGGGCCTGGGCAAGGAGCAGCACGCGGAGGAGGTCAACCTGGCCAGCCAGGAGAAGGACCTCCACAAGGCGAGCGAGGACCTGGCCCGGGTGCGCGAGCGGCTGCGCTCGCTGGAGGGCGAGGAGGGGCAGCTCGCGCAGAGCCACACCGCGCTCGCCAACGAGGAGGAGTCCAGCCGCGGCGAGGTGGCCCACGGCCAGGCGGACCGCGAGGCGCGCGAGGAGCGCGTGCGCCAGTACGCGGGCGAGCTGGAGGGGCTGCGCCAGCGCGCGGACACGGCGTCCTCGGACCTGATGGGCCTGCGCGTGAAGGTGGCCGCCGGCAGCGAGCGCGGCGAGTCCGCGCGCAAGGAGCTGGAGAGCCTGGTGGCGCAGCGCCGCGACATGGAGGCGCGCGTCAGCCGCCTGCAGGCCACGGTGACGGAGGGCCGCGCCAAGGTGGAAGCGCTGCAGGGCCGGCTCGCGGAGCTGGAGTCCACCAAGGACCAGCGGGCGGAGGAGCACCGCGTGGCCGCGGAGGCCCTGGAGGCCCGCCGCACCGCGCACACCACCGCCACCACCGAGGTGCGCGAGCAGGACACCGCCTTCCGCGAGCTGCGCGGCCGGCTGGACGAACTCATGCAGGGCCTGTCGCAGATCACCCTGCGCGAGAAGGAGATTGGCCTGGAGCTGGAGCACCTGGCCGCCGGCATCCGCGAGCGCTACCAGCTGGAGCTGTCCGCGGAGCTGCACAACTACCACCTGCTGGCGCCGCTCTCGCCGGAAGTGGAGAGCGAGCTCAAGGACCTGCGCGCGCAGGTGGAGAAGATGGGGGAGATCAACCTCACCGCCATCGACGAGCACGCGGAGCTGTCCAAGCGCTTCGAGTTCCTCTCCAGCCAGCGTCAGGACCTCCAGGCGTCCATCAGCCAGCTGAAGGAAGCCATCGTCCGCATCGACGCGACGAGCCGCGAGCGCTTCAAGCAGACCTTCGACGTGGTGAACGACAAGTTCCAGGCCATCTTCCCGCGCCTGTTCGGCGGTGGCCGCGCCAGCCTCATCCTCACGCAGGAGGGCCCCAACGGTGAGCCGGGCGTCGAAATCGTGGCCCAGCCGCCAGGCAAGAAGCTCCAGAGCGTCAACCTGCTCTCCGGTGGCGAGAAGGCCCTCACCGCCGTGGCGCTCATCTTCGGCATCTTCCTGATCAAACCCACCCCCTTCTGCCTCCTGGACGAGGTCGACGCGCCGCTGGATGAGGGCAACGTGGGCCGCTACAACGACATGGTGAAGGAGATGAGCCGCCAGTCGCAGTTCATCCTCATCACCCACAACAAGCGCACCATGGAGATCGCCGACACGCTCTACGGCGTCACCATGGAGGAGCCCGGCATCTCCAAGCTCGTCAGCGTGAAGATGCGCGAGGCCTCCGCGCACAACGACGACAAGGTCCCCGCCGCGTCGTAG
- a CDS encoding sigma 54-interacting transcriptional regulator: protein MIDRPDVTETVHAEREAQATRVPLHEWTVEVVGGPDKGKKVTTQDSLVRVGSDAAGDLVLSDPTVSRRHLEVERLPQGLLLRDTGSRNGTFLDGRRILQAFVSSGDKVELGKTKLAVKVAARATEVEVAGAESFGQLVGSSEKMRWVFTELRRIAREDMNLLVEGETGTGKELAARAVHQHSLRRHGAFKVVDCNLISEEKAERELFGGLRAGENEDKGARGIFEAARGGTLFLDEVGELPLSVQGKLLRVLETREVPSLDGQPVAVDVRVIASTHRNLEEDVRQGRFRADLYFRLAVARVKLPPLRTRRDDIPTLSQALSRGMKAALELTPQTLALFEGYDWPGNVRELRNVLERGALMQETGNTSWLDFLAHAPKRTEGTEPATNVAAIVTGMPYHEAKDRVLADFERLYFAEVMREVAFDMKAAEQRTGLSMQSLYRLLKKNGLRLKDLKNAEGLEK from the coding sequence ATGATTGACAGACCGGATGTCACCGAAACCGTCCACGCGGAGCGCGAGGCCCAGGCCACCCGCGTCCCCCTTCACGAGTGGACGGTGGAGGTGGTGGGCGGTCCGGACAAGGGCAAGAAGGTCACCACCCAGGACTCGCTGGTGCGCGTGGGCTCCGACGCCGCGGGCGACCTGGTGCTGAGCGACCCGACGGTGAGCCGCCGTCACCTGGAGGTGGAGCGGCTGCCGCAGGGCCTGCTGCTGCGCGACACCGGCAGCCGCAACGGCACGTTCCTCGACGGGCGGCGCATCCTGCAGGCCTTCGTCTCCAGCGGCGACAAGGTGGAGCTGGGCAAGACGAAGCTGGCCGTGAAGGTGGCCGCGCGCGCGACGGAGGTGGAGGTCGCCGGCGCGGAGTCCTTCGGGCAGCTCGTGGGCAGCTCGGAGAAGATGCGCTGGGTCTTCACGGAGCTGCGCCGCATCGCGCGGGAGGACATGAACCTGCTCGTCGAGGGTGAGACGGGCACGGGCAAGGAACTGGCCGCGCGAGCGGTGCACCAGCACTCGCTGCGCCGCCACGGCGCCTTCAAGGTCGTGGACTGCAACCTCATCTCCGAGGAGAAGGCGGAGCGCGAGCTGTTCGGCGGCCTGCGCGCCGGGGAGAACGAGGACAAGGGCGCGCGCGGCATCTTCGAGGCGGCGCGCGGCGGCACGCTCTTCCTGGACGAGGTGGGCGAATTGCCCCTGTCCGTGCAGGGCAAGCTCTTGCGCGTGCTGGAGACGCGCGAGGTGCCGTCGCTGGACGGGCAGCCGGTGGCGGTGGACGTGCGCGTCATCGCCTCCACGCACCGCAACCTGGAGGAGGACGTGCGCCAGGGCCGCTTCCGCGCGGACCTCTACTTCCGGCTCGCGGTGGCGCGCGTGAAGCTGCCGCCCCTGCGCACCCGCCGCGACGACATCCCCACGCTGTCGCAGGCCCTGTCGCGCGGCATGAAGGCCGCGCTGGAATTGACGCCGCAGACGCTGGCCCTCTTCGAGGGCTACGACTGGCCGGGCAACGTGCGCGAGTTGCGCAACGTGCTGGAGCGCGGCGCGCTGATGCAGGAGACGGGCAACACCAGCTGGCTGGACTTCCTGGCGCACGCGCCCAAGCGCACGGAAGGCACGGAGCCCGCCACCAACGTGGCCGCCATCGTCACCGGCATGCCGTACCACGAAGCGAAGGACCGCGTGCTCGCGGACTTCGAGCGGCTGTACTTCGCCGAGGTGATGCGCGAGGTGGCCTTCGACATGAAGGCCGCGGAGCAGCGCACCGGCCTGTCCATGCAGAGCCTCTACCGCCTGTTGAAGAAGAACGGGCTCCGCCTCAAGGACCTCAAGAACGCCGAGGGCCTGGAGAAGTGA
- the grxC gene encoding glutaredoxin 3 has product MKPVKIYTTTYCGFCVRAKDLLKRKGVAYEEVDVTGDDDARAKLVEMSNGQRTVPQIFIGDTHVGGYSDMAALDREGKLDPMLQA; this is encoded by the coding sequence ATGAAGCCCGTGAAGATCTACACGACGACCTACTGTGGCTTTTGCGTGCGCGCGAAGGACCTGCTCAAGCGCAAGGGCGTGGCCTACGAAGAGGTGGACGTCACCGGGGACGACGACGCCCGCGCGAAGCTGGTGGAGATGAGCAACGGTCAGCGCACCGTGCCGCAGATCTTCATCGGCGATACGCACGTGGGCGGCTACTCCGACATGGCGGCGCTGGACCGCGAGGGCAAGCTGGACCCCATGCTCCAGGCTTGA
- the groL gene encoding chaperonin GroEL (60 kDa chaperone family; promotes refolding of misfolded polypeptides especially under stressful conditions; forms two stacked rings of heptamers to form a barrel-shaped 14mer; ends can be capped by GroES; misfolded proteins enter the barrel where they are refolded when GroES binds): MAKDIIFEVRARDAILRGVNILADAVKVTLGPKGRNVVIEKSFGSPTITKDGVTVAKEIELENKFENMGAQMVKEVASKTSDVAGDGTTTATVLAQAIFREGAKLVAAGHNPMDIKRGIDKAVAAITAELKTLAKPTKGNKEIAQVGTISANGDTTIGQIIADAMEKVGKEGVITVEEAKGLDTTLDVVEGMQFDRGYLSPYFVTDPERMEVVLNDALILIHEKKISSMKDLLPILEQVARAGKPLLIIAEEVEGEALATLVVNKIRGVLNVAAVKAPGFGDRRKAMLEDIAVLTGGRMIAEDLGIKLDTLTLQDLGRAKRVTIDKDNTTVVDGAGSQSEIEARVKQIRAQVEETSSDYDREKLQERLAKLVGGVAVINVGAATETEMKEKKARVEDALNATRAAVEEGVVPGGGVAYIRCLKALETLKVADGEKSGVDIIRRSVEEPLRQIVGNGGLEGSVVVNKVKEGTGAFGFNAATGTYEDLLAAGVIDPAKVSRTALQNAASVASLMLTTEAMVAERPKADDDKGAAGGGMGGMGGMGGMGGMGM; the protein is encoded by the coding sequence ATGGCGAAGGACATCATTTTCGAAGTGCGCGCGCGTGACGCCATCCTGCGCGGCGTGAACATCCTGGCCGACGCGGTCAAGGTGACCCTGGGGCCCAAGGGCCGCAACGTCGTCATCGAGAAGAGCTTCGGCTCCCCCACCATCACGAAGGACGGCGTGACGGTGGCGAAGGAAATCGAACTGGAGAACAAGTTCGAGAACATGGGCGCCCAGATGGTCAAGGAGGTCGCCTCCAAGACCTCCGACGTCGCGGGTGACGGCACCACGACGGCCACCGTGCTGGCGCAGGCCATCTTCCGCGAGGGCGCGAAGCTGGTCGCCGCGGGCCACAACCCGATGGACATCAAGCGCGGCATCGACAAGGCCGTCGCCGCCATCACCGCCGAGCTGAAGACGCTGGCGAAGCCGACCAAGGGCAACAAGGAGATCGCCCAGGTCGGCACCATCTCCGCGAACGGTGACACCACCATCGGCCAGATCATCGCGGACGCGATGGAGAAGGTCGGCAAGGAGGGCGTCATCACGGTGGAAGAGGCCAAGGGCCTGGACACCACCCTGGACGTCGTCGAGGGCATGCAGTTCGACCGCGGCTACCTGTCCCCGTACTTCGTGACGGATCCGGAGCGCATGGAGGTCGTGCTGAACGACGCCCTCATCCTCATCCACGAGAAGAAGATCTCGTCGATGAAGGACCTGCTCCCCATCCTGGAGCAGGTGGCGCGCGCCGGTAAGCCCCTGCTGATCATCGCCGAGGAGGTCGAGGGCGAGGCCCTGGCCACCCTGGTGGTGAACAAGATCCGCGGCGTGCTGAACGTGGCGGCGGTGAAGGCGCCGGGCTTCGGCGACCGCCGCAAGGCCATGCTGGAGGACATCGCGGTCCTCACCGGCGGCCGGATGATCGCCGAGGACCTGGGCATCAAGCTGGACACGCTGACGCTCCAGGACCTGGGCCGCGCGAAGCGCGTCACCATCGACAAGGACAACACCACGGTCGTCGACGGCGCGGGCAGCCAGTCGGAGATCGAGGCGCGCGTGAAGCAGATCCGCGCCCAGGTGGAGGAGACCTCCAGCGACTACGACCGTGAGAAGCTCCAGGAGCGCCTCGCGAAGCTCGTGGGCGGCGTGGCCGTCATCAACGTGGGCGCCGCGACCGAGACGGAGATGAAGGAGAAGAAGGCCCGCGTGGAGGACGCGCTCAACGCGACCCGCGCGGCCGTGGAAGAGGGCGTCGTCCCCGGCGGCGGCGTGGCCTACATCCGCTGCCTCAAGGCCCTGGAGACCCTGAAGGTCGCCGACGGTGAGAAGTCCGGCGTCGACATCATCCGCCGCTCCGTCGAGGAGCCGCTGCGTCAGATCGTCGGCAACGGCGGCCTGGAGGGCAGCGTGGTGGTGAACAAGGTCAAGGAGGGCACGGGCGCCTTCGGCTTCAACGCCGCCACGGGCACCTACGAGGACCTGCTGGCCGCGGGCGTCATCGACCCGGCCAAGGTGAGCCGCACCGCGCTGCAGAACGCGGCGTCGGTCGCCTCGCTGATGCTCACCACGGAGGCCATGGTCGCCGAGCGCCCGAAGGCGGACGACGACAAGGGCGCCGCCGGCGGTGGCATGGGCGGCATGGGTGGCATGGGCGGTATGGGCGGCATGGGCATGTAG
- the groES gene encoding co-chaperone GroES has protein sequence MKIRPLQDRLIIKRVAEENKTKGGLFIPDTAKEKPLEGKVIAVGNGKVLEDGKVRAMDIKAGDTILFSKYAGTEIKLDGEDHLILREEDVLGIIEK, from the coding sequence ATGAAGATTCGTCCCCTGCAGGATCGGCTCATCATCAAGCGCGTCGCCGAGGAGAACAAGACCAAGGGCGGCCTCTTCATCCCCGACACGGCGAAGGAGAAGCCGCTCGAGGGCAAGGTGATCGCCGTCGGTAACGGCAAGGTGCTGGAGGACGGCAAGGTGCGCGCCATGGACATCAAGGCCGGCGACACCATCCTCTTCAGCAAGTACGCGGGCACGGAGATCAAGCTGGACGGCGAGGATCACCTGATCCTCCGCGAAGAGGACGTGCTGGGCATCATCGAGAAGTGA
- a CDS encoding NUDIX hydrolase, translating into MPREASSGGIVIRFQDGAWEVAVIRPHGRHLWALPKGHVDPGETPEQTARREVKEETGLSGVALLAPLGEIRYVYQFRGQRIFKRVHFFLFRYEAGELGPLPGPRVEVDEVRWMPLEGLIPALGYKGEKAVAGRALRWMRAQGLAPGAPPPAEGKEPG; encoded by the coding sequence ATGCCGCGCGAGGCGTCCTCAGGAGGCATCGTCATCCGCTTCCAGGACGGGGCCTGGGAGGTCGCCGTCATCCGTCCGCACGGGCGCCACCTGTGGGCGCTGCCCAAGGGCCACGTGGACCCTGGCGAGACGCCGGAGCAGACCGCGCGGCGCGAGGTGAAGGAGGAGACGGGGCTCTCCGGCGTGGCGCTGCTCGCGCCCCTGGGGGAGATCCGCTACGTCTACCAGTTCCGGGGGCAGCGCATCTTCAAGCGCGTCCACTTCTTCCTCTTCCGCTACGAGGCGGGGGAGCTGGGGCCGCTGCCGGGGCCGCGCGTGGAGGTGGACGAGGTGCGCTGGATGCCGCTCGAGGGGCTGATTCCGGCGCTGGGCTACAAGGGTGAGAAGGCCGTCGCCGGCCGGGCGCTGCGGTGGATGCGCGCCCAGGGCCTGGCGCCCGGAGCTCCTCCCCCCGCGGAGGGGAAGGAGCCGGGGTAG